Proteins from a genomic interval of Callospermophilus lateralis isolate mCalLat2 chromosome 1, mCalLat2.hap1, whole genome shotgun sequence:
- the Madcam1 gene encoding mucosal addressin cell adhesion molecule 1, with translation MEQGLALLLALSLGLLQPGHGQPLHVEPPEPVVAMAVGASLQLTCSLACARGAARVRWRGLDIGLGAVLSEAGSSVLSVHNASMSAAGTRVCEGSCGDRRFQRTVRLLVYAFPDQLAVSPATLVPGRNQEVACTAHSVSPAGPDTLSFSLLLGNRELEGVQALGREEEEEEDPQQTEDLLFRVTERWLLPPLGTPAPPTLHCQATMRLPGLELSHRRALPVLHSQTSLEYPDPTSSEPPTTTSPQATPQQGSTGTPRTNSSTRTCRPEIHWSLEPALDGEVSWELLCEAACGPGMTVHWTLAPGGLAAYKRREAGAQAWLSLPPDGSRTEGFFQCRLDPGGQVVSLYVPIQKLIPKTSPDPPAALWTGSLVLGLLLMPPLAYRLWRRCRPPPTTAARRPVSLRLLPVRH, from the exons ATGGAGCAGGGCCTCGCCCTCCTGCTGGCCCTCTCCCTGGGGCTCCTCCAGCCAGGGCACG GTCAGCCCCTGCACGTGGAGCCCCCGGAGCCCGTGGTGGCCATGGCCGTGGGCGCGTCGCTGCAGCTCACCTGCAGCCTGGCCTGCGCGCGCGGGGCGGCCAGAGTGCGGTGGCGCGGCCTGGACATCGGCCTGGGCGCGGTGCTGTCGGAGGCAGGCAGCAGCGTGCTCTCGGTGCACAACGCCTCGATGTCGGCAGCCGGCACGCGCGTGTGCGAGGGCTCTTGCGGGGACCGTCGCTTCCAGCGCACCGTGCGACTCCTGGTGTACG CCTTCCCGGACCAGCTGGCTGTATCCCCAGCGACTCTGGTGCCTGGAAGGAACCAGGAGGTGGCCTGCACTGCCCATAGCGTCTCCCCAGCTGGCCCTGACACACtgtccttctccctcctcctgggAAACAGAGAgctggagggtgtccaggccctaggtagagaggaggaggaggaggaggaccccCAGCAGACAGAGGACCTGCTGTTCCGGGTGACAGAGCGCTGGCTGCTGCCCCCCCTGGGGACTCCTGCCCCACCCACCCTCCACTGCCAGGCCACCATGCGGCTCCCTGGCTTGGAGCTGAGCCACCGCCGGGCCCTTCCAG TCTTGCACAGCCAGACCTCGCTGGAGTACCCAGACCCAACCTCATCAGagccccccaccaccacctcccCACAGGCCACCCCCCAGCAGGGCTCCACCGGCACCCCCAGGACTAACAGCTCCACTAGGACTTGCCGCCCAGAGATCCACTGGTCTCTGGAGCCTGCCCTGGATGGAGAGGTCAGCTGGGAGCTGCTGTGTGAGGCGGCCTGTGGCCCTGGCATGACCGTGCACTGGACCCTGGCTCCTGGGGGCCTGGCAGCCTACAAGAGGAGGGAGGCAGGGGCTCAGGCATGGCTGAGCCTGCCTCCAGACGGCTCCAGAACCGAGGGCTTCTTCCAGTGTCGCCTGGACCCGGGTGGCCAAGTGGTCAGCCTCTATGTGCCCATCCAGAAGTTGATCCCCAAAACCT CTCCCGACCCGCCCGCCGCCCTGTGGACTGGCAGCCTGGTGCTGGGGCTGCTTCTGATGCCGCCCCTCGCCTACCGCCTGTGGAGACGCTGTCGACCCCCGCCCACCACCGCCGCCCGCCGGCCCGTCTCTCTGCGGCTCCTGCCGGTGCGCCACTAA
- the Tpgs1 gene encoding tubulin polyglutamylase complex subunit 1: MAALPVPVPSVKMAAVEKRRPAVAPAASFTDNGRPSVSRAQAAAENEEDFLRQVGVTEMLRAALLKVLEARPEEPIAFLAHYFENMGLRSPASGGAGEPPGQLLLQQQRLGRALWHLRLAHHSQRTAFNNNVSVAYECLSAGGRRKRPGLDGRTYSELLKRICRDGEAPEEVVAPLLRKIQCRDHEAVPRGVFRAGMLTCFVLLDFVARAGALFRLLEAPGLAVADRRVGQAVLDTLEGALGAGDHTAVPACYLEAGSRLGPDSLALALDRAATGRRPSSPMSREEFLEKAAALFIAKVKPVG, from the exons ATGGCGGCGCTTCCGGTCCCAGTGCCCTCAGTGAAGATGGCGGCAGTGGAGAAGCGGCGGCCGGCGGTAGCACCGGCGGCCAGTTTCACGGACAACGGCCGGCCGTCAGTGTCCCGGGCGCAAGCGGCCGCCGAGAATGAGGAGGACTTCCTGCGGCAGGTCGGCGTGACCGAGATGCTGCGCGCGGCCCTGCTAAAGGTTCTGGAGGCGCGGCCCGAGGAGCCCATCGCCTTTCTGGCGCACTACTTCGAGAACATGGGCCTGCGCTCTCCGGCAAGCGGCGGCGCCGGAGAACCCCCGGGACAGCTCCTGCTGCAGCAGCAGCGCCTGGGTCGCGCGCTGTGGCACCTTCGCCTGGCTCACCATTCACAGAG GACAGCCTTCAACAACAATGTCAGCGTGGCCTACGAGTGCCTGAGTGCCGGCGGCCGCAGGAAGAGGCCGGGGCTGGATGGCCGCACCTACAGCGAGCTGCTGAAGCGCATCTGCAGGGATGGAGAGGCCCCAGAGGAGGTGGTGGCCCCACTGCTGCGCAAGATCCAGTGCCGCGACCATGAGGCAGTGCCGCGGGGCGTCTTCCGTGCAGGCATGCTTACCTGCTTTGTGCTGCTGGACTTCGTGGCCCGGGCAGGAGCCCTCTTCCGGCTTCTTGAGGCCCCAGGCCTGGCAGTGGCTGACCGCCGTGTGGGCCAGGCCGTTCTGGACACCCTTGAGGGGGCCCTGGGGGCTGGTGACCACACTGCTGTGCCTGCATGCTACCTGGAGGCCGGCTCGCGTCTGGGACCCGACAGCCTGGCGCTGGCCCTGGACCGTGCAGCGACCGGCCGGAGGCCCAGCTCCCCCATGTCCCGAGAGGAGTTCCTGGAGAAGGCAGCCGCCCTCTTCATCGCCAAGGTCAAGCCAGTGGGCTGA